In a genomic window of Dyadobacter fermentans DSM 18053:
- a CDS encoding DUF7678 domain-containing protein, whose amino-acid sequence MRAIDAYLKNKKTEVPSKGQAQIRTKVRDQSKDPQIEGAVWLSGTVNQYEFSALILKTPAKTAMEKGRISKLSIWDPAVRKATNNFIGACIVNYDRGWDIRPSRRAEIYYHPVKAMLDDFINQH is encoded by the coding sequence ATGCGCGCCATTGACGCCTATCTGAAAAATAAAAAGACGGAAGTCCCTTCGAAAGGCCAGGCCCAGATCCGCACGAAGGTGAGGGACCAAAGCAAGGATCCGCAGATCGAAGGCGCCGTGTGGCTATCCGGCACCGTAAACCAGTACGAGTTTTCGGCACTGATCCTTAAAACACCGGCCAAAACGGCCATGGAAAAGGGGCGGATCTCCAAACTGTCGATCTGGGACCCGGCTGTGCGAAAGGCTACCAACAACTTCATCGGAGCGTGCATCGTGAATTACGATCGCGGCTGGGACATCCGGCCAAGCCGCCGCGCCGAGATTTACTACCACCCTGTAAAGGCAATGCTCGACGATTTCATCAATCAGCACTGA
- a CDS encoding sensor histidine kinase: MLEVICRSTGMGFAAVARVTEDRWIACSVQDEIGFGLTPGDELEIGTTICNEIRASGEAVVIDHVDESESYCGHPTPRMYGFKSYISLPIRLKSGEFFGTLCAIDPKPNQLQNPRVMGMFHLFAELLAFHLDNIRLMERTHTAMQDLAAQLVASNDENRQYRHISSHNLQEPLRKLRVFSDMLVNATDRNEAEKAKEFAVKIRTSAQQFSMMIKDLSDFSGLTSKSSFADVRLDRVVADVMAQLSPQIEHRSIEIETLRLPTVMAVPEQMEQLFYQLLHNAVKFAGHDEPPRIRISSREMALHEIEDLLREPLQMAYAEIRVEDNGVGIEDSQLEKVFDIFARLPTGAFGQGEGVGLAYCRKIVRNHKGIIKAEANPGKGTTFVITLPLFN; this comes from the coding sequence ATGTTGGAAGTAATTTGTCGATCCACCGGCATGGGCTTCGCGGCGGTGGCACGGGTAACGGAAGACCGCTGGATCGCATGCAGCGTGCAGGACGAAATCGGATTTGGCCTCACACCGGGCGACGAACTGGAAATCGGTACGACGATCTGCAATGAGATCCGCGCCAGCGGCGAGGCCGTGGTGATCGACCATGTGGATGAAAGCGAATCTTACTGCGGCCATCCCACCCCGCGGATGTACGGTTTCAAAAGCTACATCTCCCTCCCAATAAGGCTCAAAAGCGGTGAATTTTTCGGCACACTCTGCGCGATAGACCCCAAGCCCAACCAGCTTCAAAACCCGCGCGTGATGGGCATGTTCCACCTTTTTGCGGAGCTGCTCGCATTCCATCTCGACAACATCCGGCTCATGGAACGCACGCACACCGCCATGCAGGACCTGGCCGCTCAACTGGTTGCTTCCAATGATGAAAACCGGCAGTACCGTCATATTTCGAGCCATAATTTGCAGGAACCGCTCCGTAAGCTACGGGTTTTCAGCGATATGCTCGTTAACGCCACCGATCGCAACGAGGCTGAAAAAGCGAAGGAGTTCGCGGTGAAAATCCGCACGAGCGCACAGCAGTTTTCCATGATGATCAAAGACTTGTCCGATTTTTCCGGATTGACCAGCAAGAGCAGTTTTGCCGACGTCCGCCTGGATCGTGTAGTCGCCGACGTTATGGCCCAGCTCAGCCCGCAGATCGAACACCGTAGCATTGAAATAGAAACCCTTCGCCTGCCCACGGTGATGGCTGTTCCCGAGCAAATGGAGCAGCTTTTTTACCAGTTGCTGCACAATGCGGTCAAATTTGCGGGGCACGACGAGCCGCCGCGCATCCGCATTTCGAGCCGGGAAATGGCGCTGCACGAAATCGAAGACCTGCTGCGCGAGCCGCTACAAATGGCTTATGCCGAGATCCGGGTGGAGGACAATGGCGTCGGAATCGAAGATTCACAGCTCGAAAAGGTGTTCGATATATTCGCAAGGCTTCCCACGGGGGCATTCGGGCAGGGCGAAGGCGTAGGCCTGGCCTATTGCCGCAAGATCGTCCGCAATCACAAGGGCATTATCAAAGCCGAGGCGAACCCGGGGAAAGGCACGACATTTGTGATTACGCTCCCATTGTTCAACTGA
- the xth gene encoding exodeoxyribonuclease III has translation MRIATYNVNGVNGRLPVLLRWLTETTPDVVCLQELKAPQEKFPEQAILEAGYKAIWHGQKSWNGVAILSRGDIPAEIRRVLPGDPEDAHSRYIEAEIGGLTVGGLYLPNGNPAPGPKFDYKLRWFDRLITHAQGLLAAGKPVLLTGDFNVMPTELDVYKPESWVDDALFRPETRAAFAKLMDQGWTDAIRTLYPDEKIYTFWDYFRNAFARNAGLRIDHFLLSPNLAPRLIAAGVDKQVRGWEKTSDHAPVWIELKD, from the coding sequence ATGAGGATTGCCACTTATAATGTGAATGGTGTAAACGGGCGCCTGCCGGTGCTGCTTCGCTGGCTGACAGAGACCACGCCCGACGTCGTTTGTTTGCAGGAGCTGAAAGCGCCGCAGGAAAAATTCCCCGAACAAGCCATCCTGGAAGCCGGCTACAAGGCAATATGGCATGGACAGAAGAGCTGGAACGGCGTTGCGATCCTTTCGCGCGGCGATATACCTGCCGAAATCCGGCGTGTGCTGCCCGGTGATCCTGAGGATGCCCACAGCCGCTATATCGAAGCCGAGATCGGCGGATTGACCGTCGGCGGGCTCTACCTGCCCAACGGCAACCCCGCGCCCGGGCCGAAATTCGACTACAAACTCCGCTGGTTCGACCGCCTGATCACCCACGCCCAGGGGCTGCTCGCTGCCGGGAAGCCCGTGCTGCTCACCGGCGATTTCAATGTAATGCCTACGGAGCTGGATGTTTACAAACCCGAAAGCTGGGTCGACGACGCCCTTTTTCGCCCCGAAACCCGCGCCGCATTTGCAAAACTGATGGACCAGGGCTGGACCGACGCGATCAGAACCTTGTACCCGGACGAGAAGATCTACACGTTCTGGGATTATTTCCGCAATGCATTCGCCCGGAATGCCGGCCTGCGCATTGACCATTTTCTACTCAGCCCGAACCTCGCGCCGAGGCTCATCGCCGCCGGCGTGGACAAGCAGGTACGCGGCTGGGAGAAAACCAGCGACCACGCGCCGGTTTGGATAGAATTAAAGGATTAG
- a CDS encoding PD40 domain-containing protein has product MRRTLPAIILLLVAGCWPPGMDPDRKDGKFLSDVVNLEEFNSEYDDYNSDLPSNRYGETHLVFSSKRERKDLLNLVYFPAFMEYDKGLQLKKGTERAGGDYHESFSGAAQLINKANGNFNVYGPRLMSHYRDYTSVGNTKSLWLFYADDASGDMDIKYVQKGDEAPAPVQYLNSPADDAYPTISFMGDKIYFCSNRDGNFDIFEVTIPRDEREEITLESLVNPSKYEIRKMDELSGAYNDKCPYLYDNVMVFVSDRPGGQGGEDIYYSEYIDGKWSAPVNAGPRINTAHNEYRPILPSLPNFNYHLMIFSSNRPGGKGGYDLYMTGLKERRW; this is encoded by the coding sequence ATGAGAAGGACCCTTCCTGCCATTATCCTGCTTCTGGTCGCCGGCTGCTGGCCTCCGGGAATGGACCCGGATAGAAAAGACGGCAAGTTTTTATCCGACGTCGTCAATCTGGAAGAGTTCAATTCCGAGTATGACGACTATAACTCCGATCTGCCGTCCAATCGGTATGGCGAAACGCATTTGGTATTTTCCTCCAAAAGAGAGAGGAAGGATTTGCTGAACCTCGTGTACTTCCCGGCATTCATGGAGTACGACAAAGGGCTTCAACTCAAAAAAGGCACCGAGCGCGCGGGCGGAGATTACCATGAAAGCTTTTCGGGTGCCGCGCAGCTGATCAACAAGGCAAACGGCAATTTTAATGTGTATGGCCCGCGCCTGATGTCGCACTACCGCGATTACACATCCGTTGGAAACACAAAAAGTCTGTGGCTGTTTTATGCCGACGACGCGTCCGGCGATATGGACATCAAATACGTCCAAAAAGGAGACGAAGCGCCCGCACCCGTGCAATACCTCAATTCCCCGGCCGACGATGCGTATCCGACGATTTCATTTATGGGAGATAAAATCTACTTCTGCTCCAACCGCGACGGCAATTTCGATATTTTCGAAGTAACGATCCCGCGAGACGAACGTGAGGAAATTACGCTGGAAAGCCTGGTTAACCCTTCCAAATACGAAATCCGAAAGATGGACGAACTATCGGGGGCCTACAACGACAAGTGCCCTTACCTGTACGACAACGTAATGGTGTTTGTGTCCGACCGTCCCGGTGGGCAGGGCGGCGAGGACATTTACTACTCCGAATACATCGACGGCAAATGGTCGGCGCCGGTCAATGCGGGCCCGCGGATCAACACCGCCCACAATGAATACCGCCCCATTCTCCCCAGCTTGCCCAATTTCAATTACCACCTGATGATCTTCTCCTCCAACCGCCCTGGCGGCAAGGGTGGCTACGACCTCTATATGACCGGGTTGAAAGAACGACGGTGGTAG
- a CDS encoding ABC transporter ATP-binding protein, whose product MKYDLNQLSEEQQKTSTWKALGKLLELIAHERGNLALAVCAMTLNTAVNLFGPFLIGHAIDRYVVTKQFHGLLVFGSILLAMYLLGLATAYTQTKLMGGVGQRLLFTLRNAIFNKLQQLPVAFFNQNKAGDLISRVNNDTDKLNQFFSQSLMQFMGSIFTMLGAGIFLLVINVKLGSATLAPAVVILVFTLILSPWVKATNARNLQSTGALSAEIQESLNNFKVVIAFNRRDYFRQRFQVANIDNYRTSIRAGLANNVFLPTYSLFSNLAQLVVLAYGIHLISIGEFTVGLLVSYLAYAVNFYNPLRQLAALWTSFQVAMAGWDRVSQILALETDLVTLSGSGNGRGNALLEFRDVRFGYDSREILHDVNFTLERGKTYALIGPTGGGKTTTASLIARLYDPREGTVLLDGRDIRTYTPEERSRKIGFILQEPFLFSGTIRENILYGNAHLTNYSNDQLEQVIRNANLGEILALFENGLETKVSATGDSTSLGQKQLIAFMRAVLRSPELLILDEATANIDTVTEKLLGDILKQLPASTTQVIIAHRLNTIENADEIFFVNSGEVNRAGSLDDAMGMLLKGNRAS is encoded by the coding sequence ATGAAGTACGATCTTAACCAACTTTCGGAGGAGCAGCAGAAAACCTCCACCTGGAAGGCGCTCGGCAAGTTGCTGGAACTGATTGCTCACGAGAGGGGCAACCTAGCACTGGCCGTGTGCGCGATGACGCTCAATACGGCCGTGAACCTGTTCGGCCCATTCCTGATCGGCCACGCGATCGACCGCTATGTGGTCACGAAGCAATTTCACGGTCTGCTGGTTTTCGGCAGCATTTTGCTCGCTATGTACCTGCTCGGCCTGGCCACGGCCTACACCCAGACGAAGCTGATGGGTGGAGTAGGGCAGCGGCTTCTTTTTACCCTCCGAAACGCCATTTTTAACAAACTACAACAGCTCCCGGTCGCATTTTTTAACCAAAACAAAGCCGGTGACCTCATTTCGCGCGTCAACAACGATACCGATAAGCTGAACCAATTCTTCTCGCAATCGCTCATGCAGTTTATGGGAAGCATTTTCACGATGCTCGGTGCGGGGATTTTTCTGCTGGTGATTAATGTCAAACTAGGCTCGGCCACGCTGGCGCCGGCGGTGGTGATCCTGGTTTTTACATTGATACTCTCGCCCTGGGTGAAGGCCACGAATGCCCGGAACCTTCAAAGCACAGGTGCGTTGAGTGCCGAAATCCAGGAAAGCCTCAACAACTTTAAGGTGGTGATCGCATTCAACCGTCGCGACTATTTCAGGCAGCGTTTCCAGGTTGCCAACATCGACAATTACCGCACGTCCATTCGGGCTGGCCTTGCGAACAATGTTTTTTTGCCAACCTATTCTTTGTTTTCCAATCTCGCGCAGCTTGTGGTGCTGGCCTATGGCATTCACCTGATCAGTATCGGGGAGTTTACAGTGGGGTTGCTGGTGAGTTACCTCGCCTATGCGGTTAATTTTTACAATCCATTGCGCCAGCTGGCGGCATTGTGGACGAGCTTCCAGGTGGCTATGGCCGGCTGGGACCGTGTCTCGCAAATCCTCGCGCTGGAAACAGACCTGGTGACGCTATCCGGGTCGGGCAATGGGCGGGGCAATGCTTTGCTGGAATTCCGCGACGTGCGGTTCGGTTACGACAGCCGCGAAATCCTGCACGACGTCAATTTTACGCTCGAACGCGGCAAAACATACGCACTGATCGGCCCGACGGGTGGCGGCAAAACGACCACCGCCTCGCTGATCGCCCGCCTGTACGACCCGCGCGAAGGAACCGTCCTCCTCGACGGTCGCGACATCCGCACGTACACCCCCGAAGAGCGCAGCCGGAAAATCGGTTTCATATTGCAGGAACCGTTCCTTTTCAGCGGCACCATCCGCGAAAACATTCTTTACGGCAACGCGCATCTCACAAATTACTCCAACGACCAGCTCGAACAGGTGATCCGGAATGCGAACCTGGGCGAAATACTGGCCCTTTTCGAAAACGGGCTGGAAACCAAAGTCTCCGCCACAGGCGACAGCACCAGTTTAGGTCAAAAGCAGCTCATCGCATTCATGCGCGCCGTCCTCCGCAGCCCCGAACTCCTGATCCTCGACGAAGCCACCGCCAACATCGACACCGTAACCGAAAAGCTCCTCGGCGACATCCTGAAACAGCTTCCGGCTTCCACCACACAGGTAATCATCGCCCACCGCCTGAACACCATCGAAAACGCCGACGAAATCTTCTTCGTCAACTCCGGCGAAGTAAACCGCGCCGGCTCGCTGGACGACGCGATGGGGATGCTGTTGAAAGGGAATCGGGCTAGTTAG
- a CDS encoding ABC transporter ATP-binding protein, translating into MSEKANPGAARQPGLFSLLAPYKGLIVMLLLFALASNGINLWLPKLVADGIDDYTHGHFDLNHTLVQFTGAVVFIFVFAYLQSVIQTYASEKVARDLRTRLSDKISKQSHAFIEQTTAARLLTNLTADVDSIKLFVSQAIVAMVSSVFIIIGCAVLLLGINWKLALTVLAIIPIIGGMFAITLKKVRTLFVQSREVIDWLNRIINESILGAALIRVVNSQQLEYARFLEANTKAKGFGLAILNLFAALIPVVTFTANLSMLTILVLGGHFVIEGDMTLGDFAAFNSYLALLIFPILVIGFMSNVIAQATASFQRISGVINMPDPVEAGASTALLRGDIALDQVTVLYDGKPALKDVSLTVKAGSKIAVIGPTAAGKTQLLYLLTGLIRPQEGRITFDGQPIDHYDSESFHRQVGFVFQDSIIFNMSIRENIAFSATVTDESLRKAIDTAELTAFIGTLPDGLDTIVSERGASLSGGQKQRIMLARALALNPKVLLLDDFTARVDNATEKKILANVERNYPGITLLSVTQKIAAIGHYDQIVVLMEGELIGCGTHEELMRTSPEYVQIFNSQQSTSNYEVRS; encoded by the coding sequence ATGTCTGAAAAAGCCAACCCCGGAGCCGCCAGGCAGCCGGGTCTGTTCAGCTTACTGGCTCCATACAAGGGGTTGATCGTCATGCTGTTGCTGTTTGCGTTGGCCAGCAACGGTATCAACCTCTGGCTACCCAAGCTGGTGGCCGACGGGATCGACGATTACACGCACGGGCATTTCGACCTCAATCATACGCTTGTCCAATTCACCGGCGCGGTGGTTTTCATATTCGTCTTCGCTTATCTCCAGAGCGTAATCCAGACCTACGCCTCGGAAAAAGTAGCCCGCGATCTCCGTACAAGGTTGTCCGACAAGATTTCGAAACAAAGCCATGCATTCATAGAACAAACAACCGCCGCCAGGCTGCTGACCAACCTCACCGCCGATGTAGATTCGATCAAGCTCTTTGTCTCCCAGGCCATTGTGGCCATGGTGTCGTCGGTATTCATCATTATTGGCTGCGCGGTGCTTTTGCTGGGCATTAACTGGAAGCTCGCGTTGACGGTCCTGGCCATTATCCCGATCATCGGCGGGATGTTCGCCATTACCCTCAAAAAAGTACGCACGCTATTTGTTCAAAGCCGCGAGGTAATCGATTGGCTCAATAGAATCATTAATGAAAGCATTTTGGGCGCTGCGCTGATCCGCGTCGTCAATTCGCAGCAGCTTGAATATGCCCGGTTTCTTGAAGCGAATACCAAAGCGAAGGGCTTCGGGCTGGCGATCCTGAACCTGTTTGCCGCGCTGATCCCCGTGGTCACATTCACCGCCAACCTTTCCATGCTCACGATCCTCGTGCTGGGCGGGCATTTTGTGATTGAAGGCGATATGACGCTGGGAGATTTCGCCGCGTTCAACAGCTATCTCGCATTGCTGATCTTCCCGATCCTCGTGATTGGTTTCATGAGCAACGTCATCGCACAGGCCACCGCGTCATTTCAGCGCATTTCCGGCGTAATCAATATGCCCGATCCGGTAGAAGCCGGTGCTTCGACGGCATTGCTGCGCGGGGATATCGCATTGGATCAGGTAACGGTGCTGTACGACGGGAAACCGGCGCTGAAAGACGTCAGTCTTACCGTAAAGGCCGGGTCCAAAATCGCCGTCATCGGGCCGACTGCGGCCGGAAAAACGCAGTTGCTGTACCTGCTCACCGGCCTGATCCGTCCGCAGGAGGGACGCATTACATTCGACGGGCAGCCGATCGACCATTACGACAGCGAATCGTTTCACCGCCAGGTAGGCTTTGTTTTTCAGGACAGTATCATTTTTAATATGAGTATCCGGGAAAACATCGCATTCAGCGCGACCGTGACGGATGAATCGCTCCGCAAAGCGATCGATACGGCTGAGCTAACGGCATTCATCGGAACATTGCCCGACGGTCTGGATACCATCGTGTCGGAGCGAGGCGCAAGCCTTTCCGGCGGGCAGAAGCAGCGGATCATGCTCGCGCGGGCGCTCGCATTGAACCCGAAAGTGCTTTTGCTCGACGATTTTACCGCGCGGGTCGATAATGCGACCGAAAAGAAGATACTGGCCAATGTAGAGCGGAACTATCCGGGTATTACGCTGCTTTCGGTGACGCAGAAAATCGCCGCGATCGGCCACTACGATCAGATTGTGGTGCTCATGGAAGGCGAATTGATCGGCTGCGGCACGCATGAGGAACTGATGCGGACGAGCCCGGAATATGTGCAGATTTTTAATTCGCAACAAAGCACGAGCAACTATGAAGTACGATCTTAA
- a CDS encoding arylsulfatase: MKLLNLFLLTISITCTAQAQKAPDKLPNIVYIYADDLGYGELGCYGQQKIKTPNLDRLAKEGIRFTQHYTGTPVCAPARAMLMTGKHAGHSAIRGNFELGGFRDEEERGQMPLPANELTVAELLKQKGYATALTGKWGMGMNNTEGTPTRQGFDYYYGYLDQKQAHNLYPSHLWENDRWDTLAQPWQDIHRKLDPAKATDADFESFKGKEYAPAKMTEKALAFIDRSKAGPFFLYMPYTLPHVSLQAPDEYVKKYIGQFDEKPYYGEKNYASTKYPLSTYASMITFLDDQVGIILDKLKALGLDDNTIVMFSSDNGATFNGGVNPQFFNSVAGLRGLKMDVYEGGIREPFIVRWPGKIKPGRVSDHVSAQFDLMPTLAELTGQASPPTDGISFLPELLGQTNRQKKHEFLYFEYPEKGGQIAVRMGDWKGVKTDLRKNPGNPWQLFNLKTDRSESTDVAASHPDILKKLDQIVKREHEEPANAAWQFVMPVIAASRK, translated from the coding sequence ATGAAACTCCTGAACCTGTTTTTACTGACGATATCGATCACCTGCACCGCGCAGGCGCAAAAAGCGCCCGACAAGCTTCCGAACATCGTTTACATTTACGCCGACGACCTCGGCTACGGCGAGCTCGGCTGCTACGGCCAGCAGAAGATCAAAACGCCGAACCTCGACCGGCTCGCGAAAGAAGGCATCCGGTTCACGCAGCACTACACGGGCACGCCTGTATGCGCGCCTGCCCGTGCCATGCTCATGACGGGCAAGCATGCGGGACATTCCGCCATCCGCGGCAATTTCGAACTCGGCGGCTTCCGGGATGAGGAGGAACGCGGGCAAATGCCCCTGCCGGCCAACGAGTTGACCGTCGCCGAGCTGCTCAAACAAAAAGGCTACGCCACCGCGCTCACGGGCAAATGGGGCATGGGAATGAACAACACCGAAGGCACGCCTACCCGGCAGGGCTTCGACTACTATTACGGCTACCTCGATCAGAAGCAGGCGCACAACCTCTACCCGTCGCATTTGTGGGAGAACGATCGCTGGGATACGCTCGCGCAGCCCTGGCAGGACATCCATCGGAAGCTCGATCCGGCCAAAGCCACCGACGCCGATTTCGAATCTTTCAAAGGAAAAGAATATGCGCCGGCAAAAATGACCGAAAAGGCATTAGCATTTATCGACCGGAGCAAGGCCGGCCCGTTCTTCCTGTATATGCCCTACACGCTCCCGCACGTATCGTTGCAGGCCCCCGATGAATATGTCAAAAAATACATCGGACAGTTTGATGAGAAGCCTTATTACGGTGAGAAGAATTATGCGTCCACCAAATATCCGCTATCGACTTACGCGTCCATGATCACATTCCTGGACGACCAGGTCGGTATCATTTTGGACAAACTGAAAGCGCTCGGTTTGGACGATAACACCATCGTGATGTTCAGCAGCGACAATGGGGCCACTTTCAATGGCGGTGTAAACCCGCAATTCTTCAACAGCGTGGCAGGGCTGCGCGGATTGAAAATGGACGTTTACGAAGGCGGGATCCGCGAGCCGTTTATCGTCCGGTGGCCGGGGAAAATCAAACCAGGGCGGGTGAGCGACCACGTTTCGGCCCAATTCGACCTCATGCCTACCCTGGCCGAGCTCACCGGACAAGCCTCGCCGCCCACCGACGGCATTTCGTTCCTCCCGGAACTGCTAGGACAAACCAACCGGCAGAAAAAACACGAATTCCTCTATTTTGAATACCCCGAAAAAGGCGGCCAGATTGCCGTCCGAATGGGTGACTGGAAGGGCGTTAAAACCGATTTACGGAAAAACCCCGGCAACCCGTGGCAGCTTTTCAACCTCAAAACCGACCGCAGCGAAAGCACCGACGTCGCCGCCAGCCACCCCGATATTTTGAAAAAACTCGACCAGATCGTCAAAAGAGAGCATGAAGAACCGGCGAATGCGGCGTGGCAGTTTGTGATGCCGGTGATCGCGGCGAGCAGGAAATAG
- a CDS encoding NAD-dependent epimerase/dehydratase family protein, translating to MSILVTGSAGHLGEALMRTFRAQGTPAIGVDIKHSEYTDRVGNIADRDFVKAAMRGIRTVIHTATLHKPHVATHTKQDFVDTNITGTLNLLEEAVGSGVSSFVFTSTTSTFGAAMNPAKGAPAAWITEEVVPQPKNIYSVTKLAAESLCELFHRKTRLPVLILRTSRFFPEDDDNAETRRLYNTPNVQALELLYRRVDIADAVSAHLLAMEKAGTIGFGKYIISATTPFTQAHLAQLHTDAPAVIRSLYRESESLFTAHGWKFFPEMDRVYVNERARRELGWAPVYDFAHVLRCLREDTDFRSPLAVQVGSKGYHDEQFDEGPFPVE from the coding sequence ATGAGTATTTTAGTAACTGGCAGCGCGGGGCATTTGGGCGAGGCGCTGATGCGGACATTCCGGGCGCAGGGAACACCGGCCATCGGTGTGGACATCAAGCATTCCGAATACACCGACCGGGTAGGGAACATTGCCGACAGGGATTTTGTCAAAGCCGCCATGCGCGGCATTCGCACCGTCATTCATACCGCTACCCTGCATAAACCGCACGTAGCGACGCACACCAAGCAGGATTTTGTAGATACCAACATTACCGGTACGCTCAACCTGCTGGAAGAAGCGGTAGGAAGCGGCGTATCGTCATTCGTTTTCACAAGCACCACCAGCACATTCGGAGCGGCCATGAACCCGGCGAAAGGTGCCCCGGCCGCGTGGATCACCGAAGAGGTGGTGCCGCAGCCCAAAAACATTTACAGCGTAACCAAGCTGGCCGCCGAAAGTCTCTGCGAGCTGTTTCACCGTAAAACACGCCTGCCGGTGCTGATCCTGCGCACCTCGCGCTTCTTTCCCGAGGACGACGACAATGCCGAAACGCGCCGTCTTTACAACACTCCCAATGTGCAGGCGCTTGAATTGCTCTACCGGCGTGTGGATATCGCCGACGCCGTTTCCGCGCATCTGTTAGCCATGGAAAAAGCCGGAACGATCGGTTTCGGCAAGTACATAATCTCGGCAACCACGCCGTTCACGCAGGCGCATCTGGCGCAACTGCATACCGATGCCCCGGCGGTCATCCGCTCGTTGTACCGGGAAAGTGAGTCGCTGTTCACTGCCCACGGCTGGAAGTTCTTCCCGGAGATGGATCGCGTGTATGTGAATGAGCGCGCGCGGCGCGAGCTGGGATGGGCGCCGGTTTATGACTTCGCGCACGTGTTGCGCTGCCTGCGTGAAGATACCGATTTCCGCAGCCCGCTTGCGGTGCAGGTCGGAAGCAAGGGCTACCACGACGAGCAGTTCGATGAAGGGCCGTTCCCGGTGGAATAG
- a CDS encoding helix-turn-helix transcriptional regulator: MAYIIDNESYREIAGRKFLTKPSVDTFEHDAPRLPFVNHRVRNTYARNFGIIRFQADFLEDMQIRGMTSDPHISLHFQLKGFSNARFRDIPGDHPLRPAEYDIYYSENFHSDIFYNRQNGFEYLALILKKEHLLQFLQQNGNPASKLAHALESSQPVALFGKGAPVTPEMHSILHRILHPPVAEDLWEMYVNGKILELLGLQLHQHRNEHSPSHADRETTRQLAEVYDYLCSEFLSVDSVEAVAKHSPLSEHQIREGFRREYNTSVYELVHEKRMLHARQLLLDAGMSVEAVAEVAGYTTASNFIQAFKRKFGVTPKQMQLGRRR, encoded by the coding sequence ATGGCCTATATCATTGACAATGAATCGTACAGGGAGATCGCGGGCAGGAAGTTTCTTACCAAACCTTCGGTAGATACTTTCGAGCACGATGCGCCGCGGCTGCCGTTCGTGAATCACCGGGTGAGGAATACTTATGCCCGCAATTTCGGGATTATCCGGTTCCAGGCGGATTTTTTGGAGGATATGCAAATACGCGGAATGACGAGCGACCCGCATATCAGCCTGCATTTTCAATTAAAAGGCTTTTCCAACGCCCGCTTCCGGGACATACCAGGAGATCATCCGCTGCGCCCCGCAGAATATGACATTTATTATTCCGAAAACTTCCACTCGGACATTTTCTACAATCGCCAGAATGGCTTTGAATACCTTGCATTGATCCTCAAAAAAGAGCATTTGCTGCAATTCCTGCAACAAAACGGCAACCCTGCGAGCAAGCTCGCCCACGCATTGGAAAGCAGCCAGCCTGTGGCGCTTTTCGGGAAAGGCGCGCCGGTGACGCCGGAAATGCATTCGATATTGCACCGCATCCTGCACCCGCCCGTGGCCGAGGACCTGTGGGAAATGTATGTAAATGGCAAAATCCTCGAACTGCTGGGACTGCAATTGCACCAGCACCGCAATGAGCATTCCCCATCGCACGCAGACCGTGAAACGACCCGGCAACTCGCGGAAGTTTACGATTACCTCTGCTCCGAATTCCTCTCGGTGGATTCCGTGGAAGCTGTTGCAAAGCATTCGCCGCTCTCGGAACACCAGATCCGCGAGGGGTTCAGGCGGGAGTATAACACGAGCGTGTATGAACTCGTGCACGAAAAGCGCATGCTGCACGCCCGGCAGCTCCTGCTCGATGCGGGCATGTCGGTGGAAGCCGTGGCGGAGGTGGCTGGCTACACGACGGCAAGCAATTTTATTCAGGCATTTAAAAGAAAATTCGGGGTGACGCCCAAACAAATGCAGCTGGGCCGCAGGCGCTGA